The Takifugu flavidus isolate HTHZ2018 chromosome 16, ASM371156v2, whole genome shotgun sequence genome contains the following window.
tacttttaagattagacttataACCTatctcctccttggacagactaaacaccacagtgcaggtcatgttctttgacttctctagTGCCTTCAACatcatccagccaagactgctgagggctaagttagagaacatgcagatggatgctccctttGTTTCTTGGAttgaggactacctgacaggccAACCACAGTTTATgagactgcagagctgtgtgtctgaccccctgatgagcaacacaggggctcATCAAGGAACTgtgcctaaccccagacaagcaacagtggcaaggaaaacaggaggaaaccttgagcaggaccaggctcatgtagggggatggtggccggctgggtaaagagagaggagaggagagagaggagaggagaggagaggagaggagaggagaggagaggagaggagaaggagaggagaggcacagagcacagaaacacacacaaaaatacactatacaatgggtcagagAGGCCGGAGGTCGTCAAGCAGctccgaaggtggcgatacctgtaaataaatagagaggggagggggaagagaagcagaaaaactacacaggaatctaactagtctgcttgatgaggaggaggaatggagaggaaaggagaggagaggaaaccatgacccagtggggtgacagaggcctgtcagatgatcatgtttctggaccccggcagccttggcctataacagcatagctaaaatgtgacttaacgattagatgaccccctaagtatgataatttgtctatctatgatagtaactggaactacagaattaacaacaataagctttttcaaagaggtaggttttaagtttgatcttaaaagtagcgatggagtcagcctcccgtacctggacagggagctggttccatagcaggggggcctcgtagctaaatgctcggccccccattctactcctagaaactctgggaaccacaagtagaccagcattctgagagcggagcggtctattgggctgataaggtatcactagctcctccaggtaggatggagctaggcctctgaggaccttgtaggtcaaaagaagggttttaaaaattattctaaatttaacgggcagccaatgaagcgacgccattgcaggagttatgtgatctcttttgtcaatacctgtcagaactctagctgcagcattttggatcaactggaggcttcttaaagagttgtttggacaccctgataataaagaattacagtagtccagcctggaagtaacaaaagcatgaattaacttttcagcatcatgccacgtcagtagcttcctgatctttgtgctgttcctcaggtgaaaaaaggcacttctagagactaatttaatgtgtgagttgaaggagagattttgatcaaaagttactcctagattcctcacagagaaacTAGATGTTAATGATATACTATCTAGAGTGAttatatgatctaatctatccctgagaggttcaggaccaaacaccatgacctcagtttttcctgggttaaggaggaggaaatttgaagacatccaggattttattgtctttaagacaggtctaacttctctgtctcctctggtttcatggataaataaaggtgagtgtcatcagcataacaatgaaaatttatcccatgctgccgaataatgttccctaagggaagcatgtacaaggtgaagaggattggtccaagtacagaaccttgaggaactccatggctaaccctactgtatgaggagggaacaccatggacatgagcaaactggtatctatcagataaatatgatctaaaccagtctagtgctgtccctttaatccgaatcacatgttccagtctatgtaacaggatgctgtgatcaactgtatcaaaagcagcactgaggtccagcagaaccagcatagagaccagtccatgatctgaagctatgagaagatcattagtaactttaagaagggctgtttctgtgctcaccaccaccttctcaagaactttagagataaaaggaaggttggatattggcctataatttgctaatacgtcaggatccagtgatggttttttaagcaacggcttaatcactgccaccttgtaggaccggggtacataacctgacactaaagaaccattgatctggtccaggatagaactgcctatgaatggtaaaacatccttcaacaggtgtgttgggatgggatctaaaagacacgtggtggtcttggatttctgaattagcgatgacacctcagaaaaatatatagggctgaaggagtttaagggctcgttggagaacctgtatgttcccacagtccgcgcttctggtgatggtccagttgtagggatggcctggttagctttttgtctgatggctagaactttatcagtgaagaagctcatgaagtcttcaccactaagggaagaagggatacgtggatctaaaacactgtgactcttagttaatttggccacagtgctaaaaagaaacctggggttgctcttattttcctcaattaaaaaagaaaaataagctgttctagccttacagagggcctttttttataaactaatagacagtctttccaggctccatgatagctgtctattttacaagaatgccacttcctttccagtctttgcactttctgcttgagggtcctgatatgtgaattataccagggggcacacctcctctgagttactattttctttttcaggggggcaacagaatcaagcgtgattctcagtgaggttgctgcaccttccgcaatagagtcaacctcagcagggctaagattataatgatttacccctggggaaacacacagtggtcctgggatcagcacagggatcacttccttaaacttagctacagcattatctgaaagacatctgctatagtaagactttgttctgaggatagaagaatccttgacttaacaaactcattaaaaaggcagggtctgttgttggctctaaacttgcaaacttggatgaggtggtgagggacaggatggtgtcaaaagtgcggacaatcatggacaatccctcccaccccttcataacacagtggacaaactaagaagcagcttcagcaacagactcctgaaGCCTCACTGCTCTGAGGAACAGTACAGGAAGTAattcctgccgtctgccattagactctataattcatcctttTCTGTCAGAGCTGTGCTCTCTTGATTGGATTAATGCATCAGCTCACGTGCCCTCCAACCTATTCAATCTCATTAATTGTTTAATAAtcttatttttatgtttatgttctaatcttatttctatattattttatacttatgtaaatatgttttttaatttaatcttgtttttatctctatgCCTATGTTCTAATctaatttgtattttatttttattctatttcaaTGCTTTTTAAATAGACCTGCTTCTATTTGTGTCTTTATACTATAGTTATATTCCTTCGTGTCTATGttgctattacaattcaatttccctacggggatgaataaagtaaatcttaatcttaatcttaataataAGGTCACAAGGTCATATGACATAATAAACCTTAACGCTTCTCACGCTTCAATATCCTGGAAATATTTTTGCTACTTATTATGATGAACATTAAGCAGTTGCACTTAAGTTACAACATATATTTATCAGAGGCAAATATTGTACTTTTGCTTTACCACAATTATTTCTTAGTAaattttatattattattacaaaactTTCCCTATTTGAAAATAGCCGAGCTATGTGGGCATGTAAATCCGCTATTAACAGATTAGCCTTACCACATGTGTGTCAACTTTAGTCTGTAGTATACTGGGTGCATACGGCTTATTGTAGgattaacacattttaaatatctATGAAgtagttcttttttttataattaTGAATAATATTGGAAGGCTCTTGTTCCAAGTCCTGGACAAGTCTATTTGTTCTGATTCTGAATGTGATTTTGCACAATTTGAAGGCAATGTTTAAGAGTCcgtgtatattttattttatttttgatacttaaaaaaataattgaggAATCATTTTCTTTATATTATTTCATTTTGTGTTGGTTTACTAATTTGCATGCCATGTATATCAATGAATGTTACATTttcttaaaaaggaaacagagtgGTGGTTATTAGGTGTTCTGTCTTGTTTTCTATTCTATTATAATCGGGCTTTATTTAAGCAAAAGAATGTTTTATCCAATTACCCCATTAATCGATGGGATATTCGCCAggcccttccctcccttcccttcccttcccttcccttcccttcccttcccttcccttcccttcccaccccgtcccgtcccgtcccgtcccatcctgtcctgtcccgtcctctgAGTTGACAGCATAACCGAGTTGCTATGAAAAGAAAAGTTCTGGCACAATTTGTTGAATCAGCTGactgatttatttttctctcagtggaaataaaaaaaaagcttcatctTTGTGATGCAGAATCAGCCGAGGTGTGACTTAGAGATGGATGGACACAGTCCCACTTGTGTGTTCCTTCTATTTTGAGCCAtcgtcacaaacacacactcaacgtTTAACAAAGATCTtcagtgcagcagtttgtgtaggGTGTGTCAGGACAGGTTGGTTCACAAGTCCGAGAAGAGATCACACCACCTGAAAGACAAATCAGATAAGCAGTGAGGAGGACCTCAAAGCCGTCAAGATGTAAGAATACGCTAAAGTGCCAATCATAAAGCCTCAGGTGACGGAGGTGAAGCTCACCCTGCTCCACCGTCACGCAGTAGTTGGAGCCGTCTGGACACGGAAACTCCTCCATGCAGATGGTGTCGTTTGCATTAGCGCAGACAAAGCAAGTGAGCGTGAGCACTGAAAACCAGATCACATCCACCAACAGCCCAGAAATGAGTTTCCATAACAACAGATACAAACTTTGGAGTCACTTCTCAGGGTTCTCTGAACGATCATTTCTTTCAGTTGTCTTTTTTAGAAAGATTTAAAAGCAAATGAATAAGAGGGTTCCTCACCCTGAGTgctgcacaccagca
Protein-coding sequences here:
- the LOC130540063 gene encoding lymphocyte antigen 6I-like — encoded protein: MKVVLVTLLLLVCSTQVLTLTCFVCANANDTICMEEFPCPDGSNYCVTVEQGGVISSRTCEPTCPDTPYTNCCTEDLC